Proteins from one Chitinophaga oryzae genomic window:
- a CDS encoding radical SAM/SPASM domain-containing protein, whose protein sequence is MKFKLSKYVYISKDPDLLPLHAILYVTRTGIAIEVLNTHLELLLAGNYEQLPLTHLKNFIRHEILVPEEEDELATILSFNKVRVKDRRTLSFTIQPSANCQLGCNYCGQSHSKHVMNENTADLMVNRIREAVEAKSGQIKTLSVTWYGGEPITGLSSIEYNSRKLMEIAAAHNLEYTADIITNALALREDLFQKLVTEYKIMDYQITIDGTAAYHDKRRMLKNGTASFDIIFNNVVSIAHSAFYQQSQARINIRCNVDAENKDNVMDLLKMMKEADILNKVGFYISPIHDWGDNGASTVHGISKEDFAQFEIEVFLALQEYGALDHKVLLPKRSTYTCMVVDESAEVFDAYGNISTCWDVPYTTSYFNTPFVSGNLRQPEKVDTSNALMRQWYDEIPHNDTWCKKCTFLPVCGGGCPKEWHFGTPACPSFKFNMDERLFMRKMLAADKAGTE, encoded by the coding sequence ATGAAATTCAAGCTATCCAAATACGTATATATAAGTAAAGACCCCGACCTGTTACCCCTTCATGCTATCCTTTATGTGACACGTACCGGCATCGCCATAGAAGTACTGAATACACATCTGGAGCTGCTGCTGGCGGGGAACTATGAGCAGTTGCCCCTCACCCATCTGAAAAATTTTATTCGCCATGAAATACTTGTACCGGAGGAAGAAGACGAGCTGGCAACCATATTATCATTTAATAAAGTGAGGGTGAAAGACAGGCGAACACTCAGTTTCACGATACAACCATCCGCCAACTGCCAGCTAGGCTGTAACTACTGTGGCCAGTCGCATTCCAAACACGTGATGAACGAAAACACTGCGGACCTGATGGTCAACCGCATCCGCGAAGCCGTGGAAGCCAAATCGGGACAGATCAAAACCCTGTCTGTTACATGGTACGGAGGCGAACCCATTACAGGACTAAGCAGTATCGAATACAACTCACGTAAGCTGATGGAGATCGCTGCCGCTCACAACCTGGAATATACGGCAGACATCATTACAAATGCCCTCGCACTCAGGGAGGACCTGTTCCAAAAACTGGTCACCGAGTATAAAATCATGGATTATCAGATAACGATTGACGGCACCGCAGCATATCACGACAAGCGCCGTATGCTCAAAAACGGCACGGCTTCTTTTGATATTATTTTCAACAATGTGGTAAGTATTGCCCACTCCGCGTTCTACCAGCAGTCACAAGCCCGCATAAACATCCGATGCAATGTCGATGCCGAAAATAAGGACAATGTGATGGACCTCCTAAAAATGATGAAAGAGGCCGATATTCTAAACAAAGTAGGTTTCTATATTTCCCCTATACATGACTGGGGAGACAATGGCGCCAGCACCGTACATGGCATCAGCAAGGAAGATTTCGCACAGTTTGAAATTGAAGTATTTCTTGCCCTGCAGGAATACGGCGCCCTGGACCATAAAGTGTTGTTGCCCAAAAGAAGTACTTATACCTGTATGGTGGTAGATGAATCCGCAGAAGTATTTGACGCCTATGGCAATATATCTACCTGTTGGGATGTGCCATACACCACATCGTATTTCAATACGCCGTTTGTTTCAGGCAACCTTCGCCAGCCGGAAAAAGTTGATACCAGCAACGCGCTGATGCGCCAATGGTATGATGAAATCCCCCATAATGACACCTGGTGCAAGAAATGTACTTTTCTGCCGGTGTGCGGCGGAGGCTGCCCTAAAGAATGGCACTTCGGCACACCCGCCTGCCCTTCATTTAAGTTCAATATGGATGAAAGGCTGTTTATGAGGAAAATGCTCGCTGCCGATAAAGCCGGCACAGAATAA
- a CDS encoding peptidase domain-containing ABC transporter encodes MKRRFPHFSQLEYSDCGPTCLKIILKYYGKECRLSYLRELCSVTRTGITMGDIVIAARALHFNPVAFQTTVNGLQHNAALPCILHWRQDHFVVLYHISEKGMFYLSDPGFGRIKLPANEFESLWKGGHEKGVALFLAPNENFALSTLPATSRWTEWKKSIIFLLSHLKTHRWKLLLLALFLGASTALAYIFPSTMQRLVDKGVMAHRPAVVWGVLLFQGCILLGQIVFEWLRGLVGVHFSTQVSMQVVSQFLFKLIRLPVRFFDNRMSADILQRIEDQQRIELFLTQRIVQTLFSIILIVVLSIRLLHYNAAIFPLFVLLSAFSVGWIFLFQNHRKNIDYYNFRLAAENRNAQIELITGMREVKINNAQHSKINLWKKIQLEVYKLKIRSLRLNLYQVLGVNTITQLKNISINAFCALWVIRGDLTMGEMLSIGYITGMLSSPLESLVEFFQTAQDAKISFDRIDEINSKLDENDASKKTPPLPVQGIHLQSVSFKYDGSHHPYVLRDLSLFIPAGRVTAIVGSSGSGKTTLLKLLLSFYHPQKGGIYIDNVNMRDINSDIWRGRCGIVMQDGYIFSGTIAENIALSDDNPDIDQLWFAARTACLAEFIKQLPMQFNTKIGNAGADLSGGQKQRILIARAVYHNPDILFFDEATSSLDARNEKDIMTNLNAFLKGKTVIVVAHRLSTVKNADQIIVLEGDGYLNRAPIPS; translated from the coding sequence ATGAAAAGGAGATTTCCTCATTTTTCGCAGCTGGAATACTCAGATTGTGGTCCTACCTGCTTAAAGATCATCCTGAAATACTACGGGAAAGAATGCCGGCTTTCCTACCTGCGGGAGCTCTGCAGCGTAACCCGTACCGGTATCACCATGGGAGACATCGTCATCGCGGCCCGTGCATTGCATTTCAACCCGGTCGCCTTTCAAACCACCGTCAACGGATTGCAGCATAATGCAGCGTTGCCCTGTATTCTGCATTGGCGGCAGGATCATTTCGTCGTCCTCTATCATATCTCTGAAAAAGGAATGTTCTATCTCTCCGACCCTGGTTTTGGACGGATAAAACTTCCTGCCAATGAGTTCGAAAGTCTTTGGAAAGGCGGCCACGAAAAAGGCGTGGCGCTTTTCCTGGCGCCAAATGAAAATTTCGCGCTATCCACGCTGCCAGCCACCAGCCGATGGACGGAATGGAAGAAAAGTATTATTTTTCTATTAAGCCATTTAAAAACACATCGCTGGAAGTTATTGCTATTGGCGCTCTTCCTGGGAGCCAGTACCGCCCTGGCCTATATTTTCCCTTCTACCATGCAGCGACTTGTAGACAAAGGCGTGATGGCACACCGTCCGGCTGTCGTTTGGGGAGTACTGCTTTTTCAGGGTTGTATCTTATTGGGACAAATTGTATTTGAATGGCTAAGGGGTCTCGTTGGCGTCCATTTCAGCACGCAGGTCAGTATGCAGGTGGTTTCCCAGTTTCTTTTCAAACTGATCAGACTACCCGTTCGCTTCTTTGACAACAGGATGAGCGCAGATATCCTGCAACGCATCGAAGATCAGCAAAGAATTGAACTTTTCCTTACCCAACGTATTGTCCAGACGTTATTTTCCATCATACTGATAGTAGTATTATCCATCCGTCTGCTGCACTATAATGCTGCGATTTTCCCGCTGTTTGTTTTGCTTAGCGCTTTTTCTGTGGGATGGATATTCCTGTTTCAAAACCACCGGAAAAACATTGATTACTACAACTTCAGATTAGCTGCCGAGAATCGTAATGCGCAAATTGAGCTGATCACCGGGATGAGAGAAGTAAAAATCAATAACGCACAGCACAGCAAGATTAACCTCTGGAAAAAGATACAATTAGAAGTATATAAGCTGAAAATCCGCTCTTTGCGGCTGAACCTCTACCAGGTGCTGGGCGTAAACACCATCACCCAGCTAAAGAATATTTCCATCAATGCCTTTTGTGCATTGTGGGTTATCAGGGGAGATCTCACCATGGGTGAAATGTTGAGTATCGGGTATATCACCGGCATGTTATCCTCTCCGCTGGAATCTTTGGTAGAGTTCTTCCAGACGGCGCAGGATGCTAAAATATCCTTTGACCGTATTGACGAGATCAACAGCAAACTGGACGAGAATGATGCATCCAAAAAAACGCCTCCATTACCTGTGCAGGGTATCCACCTTCAATCCGTCAGTTTTAAATACGATGGCAGTCATCATCCTTATGTTTTAAGGGACCTCTCCCTGTTTATCCCAGCGGGCAGGGTAACAGCCATCGTGGGCAGCAGCGGCAGCGGCAAGACCACGCTGCTGAAATTACTGCTGAGCTTTTATCACCCGCAAAAAGGAGGTATTTATATTGATAATGTAAACATGCGTGATATCAACTCAGATATATGGAGAGGACGGTGCGGTATCGTTATGCAGGACGGGTATATATTCAGTGGCACTATTGCAGAGAATATTGCGCTGTCCGACGACAACCCGGACATTGACCAGCTATGGTTTGCCGCGCGTACAGCATGCCTGGCCGAATTTATCAAACAGCTGCCCATGCAGTTCAATACGAAAATAGGCAACGCCGGCGCTGATCTCAGCGGGGGGCAGAAACAGCGGATACTCATTGCCAGAGCGGTATATCACAATCCTGACATACTCTTCTTTGATGAAGCAACCAGTTCACTCGATGCCAGGAACGAAAAGGACATCATGACCAACCTCAATGCCTTTTTAAAAGGTAAAACGGTCATTGTGGTCGCCCACCGGCTAAGCACCGTTAAAAATGCTGATCAGATTATCGTATTGGAGGGGGACGGATACTTGAACAGGGCACCCATACCGAGTTAG